The region GAGATGGTCAATGATGCGCCTGAGATCGAAGTCCCAGTACCAGATGGTGCACTTAATATTGAGGAAGGGTATTAATTAACTCATTTCAATAGGGCAAAGCGATTAGAAAGTAGATAGTACCCAGAATATCAATCCCATccactcccaccacccccatGGTCCATATACTTCTCCGTGTCCTCCTCAGGGTTCTGCGTATTCTCTGTCAATTGCTGCCCATCATTCCAATTCCCATAACTCGCTGAAACCCAGTCCGCCCCGTCCCTGATCCGGAAAGGAAGAACCTGCCCCTTGTGATTGATCGCGAGATGCAGCACCCACCCCTCTTCACACGCCTCGCGATCCGCAACAAGCACAAGGAGCATCTGCCagccctcaacttcctcagcAGAAACGAGGTCATGAAAATTCTCAATTTGATTCCCCCCGATCTGGTCAGGACAGTGCATCAGCGCGGCCAGAACATACGAGGGAATACATCCCGGTCTGGGAATCGCGACCCCGTCGGAAAACTCGACATCGCTGCTCTGAgtagaaagaaaggaagaccACGATAGCTCCTCCTTCTGAtcaaaaataaagaattcATCCATCATAAGTCCCATCTCGCCGTATTCGGACGAAATGACCTCAACCAAATGCGCATAATCCTCATCCGATTTCTCCTGGCTCGCTGGATCACTAGCGTCCCCGTACCATGTCCGGATAAAGAGCGTGCGCTCGATCTGCCCGTTGTGGGCGCGTTCTTTGGGACTTAGGAGGTCTTTAGGGACGTTGCTGGGGATTTCTCCTGGTGGAGGAATTGAGCCAAGATATTCCTGTGCATCCATTATTATCTAGCTGTTTATTTGGGATAGGGAAAGGGGGAATGGAAGAGTACTCTTCGTCCGTATTTGCCTAGTTTAATCCACTCTTCGACGAgctgtttcttttgttgtaTGGTGGAGAGGGGGGAGGCCTGGTTCCATTTTGCCTGCATATTCGCGTTATTAGTATCAGTAGCACATTAGTATTACCTTGCTTGGTGAGGTTTTTAAAAGAGGGAACGAACCATGACATAAAGGTCGAAAGGGAGGAAGCCAAATTCGGGGAGGTCGAGGCCGTTGAGGTCGACTTCTGATGCCATTGTCTGGGGTGTTCAGTGGTTGCAGTAGTAACCAATAAATAATAGACAATGGTCTTAAATGGCAGGGAGAGGGGTATTTATAGTTAGTTCCAATGGAGTCTTGAAATCCTGGGCTAACTCTAGCCTTGTCTGGAG is a window of Aspergillus puulaauensis MK2 DNA, chromosome 4, nearly complete sequence DNA encoding:
- a CDS encoding uncharacterized protein (COG:S;~EggNog:ENOG410PR4I;~antiSMASH:Cluster_4.4) — its product is MASEVDLNGLDLPEFGFLPFDLYVMAKWNQASPLSTIQQKKQLVEEWIKLGKYGRREYLGSIPPPGEIPSNVPKDLLSPKERAHNGQIERTLFIRTWYGDASDPASQEKSDEDYAHLVEVISSEYGEMGLMMDEFFIFDQKEELSWSSFLSTQSSDVEFSDGVAIPRPGCIPSYVLAALMHCPDQIGGNQIENFHDLVSAEEVEGWQMLLVLVADREACEEGWVLHLAINHKGQVLPFRIRDGADWVSASYGNWNDGQQLTENTQNPEEDTEKYMDHGGGGSGWD